The DNA region GACGCCAGTACCGAAGCTGCAACTGAACTTGCACTGCACCACCTCCCGGCCATTTACAAGAACAGAGGCGTGACAAGAAATCCGCTTCCTATTCGCATTAACTCTTCCTCTTAAAGGGGTTCGATTGTCCCACTTTTTAGTCTCTCCATCCGAGCCTGAAGCCCGGATAATGCCCTCTCATCCATAGGGAGAACCCCGCCCTGGAGGGGAATCTCTGATGCACGAGGAATCTGACCGGAGAGACTCTGGTTTACGTTGTCATTCACATAGATTAGTGGCCTAGTTTCTTGATCCGGGTTCCCAGCAGCCGCTGCCAATTGCATGCTCTTCATCCTCTCTCTAATCGCATCTAAGGTTCCGTTGGTCACTGCATTTTCCAAGATGAGTTCTAGTGTAAGGTCATTAAGGtcaacaaagaaacaagaattgaCAATGCACAAGGAAACAAcgtaaaaaacaaaatacaattacCTCCACCAATATATCTCTCATTCCTTTGGTCTACCAATGAGTTTTCGGTGAGACCTCTAGAAGTAATGGCATTATTAAGCCTGTTTTCTTCATCATATGATGGCGGTAGATTAAAGCTAGTTGGTTCGGATTTCACAtttaatgattttgaatcaagCAAGGAGTTTGTGTGTACAGGGGACAGGGGTGCAAATTCAGGAGAAGAAGCATTTAGAGTAGCTGGGGGAGGAGTCGGCATTGGCAAACTTGAAGGCGTCCTTCCAGCTGCGGCATTCTTTTCCATCTGTgacaaagaaaatgataatttatttctatggcAAGGAAACCTAATTTACTTTTTCAGGAATCATTAAGTGTGTGCCAGAGGGAACATTTTGCCGGTGATAACGATGATACCGACCTGCGCCAAACCATCTCTAATATATGTCCGAAAAGCCTCGCTAGCATTTTGGAGTTGAGAGAATATATCAACCTGAAATAAGTATTACAAACTTAAGAAACAGAAGATTCATGCACAGAAATCAATTGCATGCCATGCAGGGGGCAAAAACCTAAATCACGTCAATAACTCCTAAAGACCATTGACACACATTACTTACTCTTGGGTATAGTTGGGTTATGCGGTATAGTTCATACAGACCAATGGTGCAGGTTTGCTTGTCGCCAATCTTCTTGAATATGGCAGCAAGTTCTTGCTGAAAGAGAAACAGAACCAAAGAATGagcataaaaaaatttaaccatttTAGAGACTCGTAAACAGACTGAAATTGTGAGGAACCACAAAAGAATTTACCGTTAAGTTTGATAAAGATAAACTAGGTTACAATATTTACCTTTAACTGTGCATCAGCAGAATGTGTGGCAGATGAAGGATTGTTTGCTGCTGAATCACCCCAGTGAGTTTGGCCACCAGACCCAGTTGATGTCAGCATCCTTGCCGCAGCTAAAGTCTGCCAGGTTGTAgcaaaaaaaggaaattaaggATAAATCGAAGTCCCTGTATAATTAGAAATAGGACTGCAGAATTCAGTTATTACCTCAAGATTAAGATCAATGTAGGCAAGAATGATTGGCTGCGGTTTTACGTCTATAGGAACCATGGAAAGGTGACCTTTAATTGCAGCTCCACGAAGCTTCACAAGCTCATGTAGAACAGTCTTCACCATACGCAGTGGTTTGTCATCAGCACCAGCTCTGTAATGAATTTATTTTTCACAAGTCAGGAGAGAATAACATTGCATGAAAATGACCAGGACAGGATGAGGCGGGGGTTGGATTTCAGGAATCTTTTTAAACAATACCTTCTCCTAATCTCTTCCATCCCTAAGTCTTGTAGGTATAAATGGATGCTTTGAAGGATACGGTCCAGATCGACATCATATATTGTGCTTTGAAGAACCTGCGGCAGAGAAATGCTGATTTAAGAGAAACCTAAAGATTATCGAACACAAAGATTATGAAATggcaacaaagaaagaaagacttGACGTATGCAGGTGCATGTGGGATACTTTTTTCACAGACAACACAGCTCATGAAAAAAGAAGCTGAATAGAAGGCCACGAATTCAGCAATACCTTTGTAAGTTTTATTAAACATTTGACAACCAAATCGGAGAACTTCTGGTTTCTGGAAGCAAATGATTCATTGGATGCAGGTGATGGCCATCTTGAGGGATCTAAAGGGCGTAAGAGGTTGATGAGAACAACAAAGGACGAAGTCCGATCTGCATTATCCTGCAAGAATACAAATGACAGTTATAACTGATGTAATACCAAAAATTAACATGGGGAAGCAAATGCAAAAACAGTTAGATATTAACCAGAATCTTTAGCATCAAAACATTCAAGGCTTTCAGGAGTTGGCTGCCATCATCCATATGGGGAACCCTTTCATCCAAAAGCCACAGTAGGAGCTCAGTGATTAGACTGTCAAGAGTACTTTCCTTGACAGCATAAGCAAGTCTTTTATTTTGAAATGTCTGCAAAGAAGTCCAAAAAATCAGAATGTTATGAAATAAGTTCGTAAAAGGTAATAATCTTTTACATAGTACATTTGGATCACATGAGCATGAATGAAAACCAAGGCAAGAATTTGATGGTATGTTTACCTGCATAAGAGTGTTCAAGACATATTTACATGACCTAGACGAAGCTCCCGTCAAACTGAAGTCAAAAGTCTTTGCTACCTATTTGAAGAATAAAAGGACGGAGAAACTTCAATAAACACCAGAGTTCGACAAGTCCAAATGGAGAAGCATCTATAATGAACTGTTACTGTACTTGCCTTATTTGCCAAGCAAGAAACAAGTCTATCAGAATCCCGCACTAGTTCATCCATAGCACTGCCTTCTGGATCATTAGTCGCCTGTGCCAACTCATGACACACAACTTTCATTCCTTCAACTGACTGCAGTAccagaaaacagaaacaaaggaaAAAGTGAAAGGTGGTAACAAGGAAATATGCACAAGAAAGAAACAACTAAATTAAGATATGAAAACCTTGACCACAGTCTACGTCCCTTTGATTATAAGTAATAGATTGTTATCACATCCAAACTAAACGAGATAAGTTGCATACCTGCTCAGGAGAACCAAAAGAAATGATATCCAAAGCTTCATTCCAGTCTGTGGGGCCATTGGCACTACTGAGTACATTGGGTGGCACCAGCTGCCTCTCCATGTGAGGCTCAGGATGGCCATAGTTTCTCCTAGAAGAAAAATATCAACATATCCCACAAATTAGAGAAGTAATCACACTGGAAAACTAGATGTACTTGTACGAGATATAGTatataaaaaactgaaaattttggGTATACCTAGAAAGCATTGGACCAGAAACAGATCGTGCAACCTCCCCGCTTTGCTCTGCTACATCCAGCCTATTGACAAATACAGAAAGATTTAAGTTTACATAACTTTTATCAAGCAATAGACTGGGGTCAGGTCATGGGACAAATTTTTTCACAATTCAAAACACTTATAAGATGGTTATCTTCTGAAGGAAGAGAATTTTCTGATTCTCAACCTGAAATTTTCTTTTGACTGAGATCTTTCGGTACCTAAAGTTTATTTGGGTACGATTTCAGAGAATACAAGCAGCCATTAACGCTTCAGGAAAGTTGGAAAAACATTATTTatagtgatttttcattaaaacaatATGATATCCAAAATCAGCTTCAGACCTGCAATCTTTAGAAAAGCTGATATGAATACTGATTTGTCGTATAAAGAAGCTTTAGGTTCTTTATTTGGGTACTttaccaaaaattaaaatgcttTTTTGCTTTTCGGTAATCTTTGCCATCGGATTTGAAAGAGCAAACGGAAAATTTAGAACATATGACATTAACCCTCAGGTTGAGGTTCTCAGCTTAACCCTCAGGTTGAGGTTCTCATCTCACATCAATCTGCCAGTCTTCATTTCCTTTGGACTTTggatgagaaagagagagagagagagagagagaggaggtgcTTAAAATTCCAAGAGACATTAAACTTTCTTGAAACAATAAAATAGATGCACAGTTAAGATGATGCAATCTCAACCATCCAAAGTCTTCAAGTCCAATGATATAAGAAGTGAGCAAAATGTGTACCTTGGACCAGACCCTGGACTAGTACATTACTTGTAATAACCCTAAAACCTAACAGTACAATTTATAGCAGTAGCAGTTCATGCAATTTAGTTAAAGTTTCCTATCCaaaacgaaggattcctagtctGCTGTGTTCCATATTTCTAACTGAACAGATAAGTGATTTATACGTTCTCTTAAAGGAACTATGTAACTTCTCTATCTTCTATTAGTGTGCAAAAGTCAGAGCAAAAGCATATACCCAATTTCCCTGACAGAACGCCTCAGAGAAGCCCTAGCTTCGCCAggctttccttccttccttttctccatttctcgaacctataaaaaaaattctaattaaaggaagaagaaataaaTCACAGTACCTAGACTTAATTGAGAACATAAAGttcggcaaaaaaaaaaattgagagcaTAAAAATATAGACCTTCCACTTAAATCGATCATCTAGCATGCTTTTCTGAGCATCTGTTAACTTTCCGACATATCTCCATATGTCCTCACCTAAGgaaaggataaaaaaaattgcttgaTGAGAGAACATATCATGTCAGTAAATAACCTTGGGCACATATTAACTATTAGTTTAGAATTACGACCGACAACTTTAGCTCATTATGTGGCATCATGACATACCAAGAATCTTATAACCAGTAGCTAGCGTATTTAAAGCAGCTTTCCTAATTTCACCATCTCTTTCTGCTGTCAAGCTCGCAACAATTTGCAAGGACTTTAGTTGTCCACTAATCTGTCAGAAAGATGTAGATGTAAGTATCCTCTAACACAACTAAGAAAAATGTAGTGTATACATGATTGGATATAAAACAGACAAGTATGCAAAGGCTTACCTCAGCTACATGGTGATCAATCAAATATCCAACAAGATCAGCACACTCAATTCGAGTACGGTTGTTCTTAGAACGCAATCCCTCCAAAATATAAGGGAAACTTTTTGCAGCGGTATATGCCTGCACAATTTGTTTGGTCAACTCCCGCATTTTTTCTCGCACTTTCTCAATGTTATGCCCGAGCTGCAGCACAAGATTCAGCATTTCTGTCAGTGAAATTCCATTCAAGCCTTCTAttaaatacaaaatattcaaatcttCCAAAGTCTGGCAATTAAAATAGAAACCTTCTCTATCAAGCATGGAAAAAATATGGCTGCTTCTGATTCAGTCAACATGTATGCCTCATCCCTAAATGTATCAAAAAGTTCTGGAAGAAATTCCAACACCTGTAAATCAGAACATATGTGGTTAGGATAACACACCTAGAAAACCGTAGCACTTAAAAAGCAGCAAGGAAAGAAGATTGAACGAAAATAAATAGACCATACCTTTAACAGGCATGTTGTGTTCGATTTACAAAATTGTAAAACAAACCACCTTAGCAGTATATCCAATACTTCAATAATTTCCTTTTTAATGGTTGGAAGTGCCTGGAATGCATACACAGAACATTGGTCAAACTAAGCAGGCGTATTTGATACAAATTGGGATATTAGGAATAGCAGAAAAATACCTTCTGTAGTATCTCAAGGCCATCAACTTGCTTCTTAAAATCAGTAGAAAGAAGCCGCCTATGCACATCCTCTCTAAAGTACTTCGTCATATCATTCTGCAGAAAATGCATGAGTAAAATTCTTTCATAAATGCAATGACAATGGAAAACACAAGTTAGGTGAAATCTGCACAAGTACAAacctcaagatcttgaatctgttCTATCCGAGGCTCTTCAAACTTAAACTTCTTAGCTACCAATCGCTCTCTATCGTCCTGCAGTTCAAATACCCATTCATCAGTAGACTCAAGATTAGTATacaagttcaaattccatgCTACCACCATATGTACCTTAATTGAATCTTTAACATTTATCAAGGCCTGTGACTGCACAGCTATATCTTGGACGGACATCATTGAATTTAATCCCTTTGTGGGAATGGTCCTCTTTTCAATTCAAAGGACAATCAATTAATATGATCATAAGAATAACgagaaataaaagaataaatgcTATCAACTACATCAGAGGGACGTACTGAAGTAGCTTTGGCTCCATGCTTCAAAACTCCATTGGAAGCAGGCTTTCCAGCCTTTGTAATGCTTTTGGAAGTTGGGGCCATCGATATTGCTTTGGCTGACTCAAAAGATTCTAAGCGGAAACCATTCAAATTAGTTCAATGCATTACAAGCAAAAACACCAGAGCCAAGAATTTGACAATCACACCTTGAAAAGATCCATTAGGCTTCAATCGTTCAACAAGAGCTAAAGTTGGCCCATGAATATCTCTCAAAATCTTCTCAACCTAAACagtaatataaacaaataaatgagAAGATATCAATCAATGGAAatgtgaaaaggaaaaaaacgtTGACCATAGTTGTCCAGCACGCTTACCGTTTCTTGCCCACTAACTCTCAAAATTTCAGAAACACATGTCTCTGCTGCTTTACGAACATCTGAGGATTTATCCTATAAAAGATTCCAGACATTCAAGTGATTTCAGCAGCGAGTAATATGTGAAAGCACTTAAGCTTATATAAATGTATTATCTTATGtacatgtatgtatatgtatatatacacatttgTGTGTCCGTGTCACACAGAGAGTGTCTGTTTAACTTAAATTTTTTACATCATTGTAAGATGTTTTCAATGTGTGCTTTGATGGATGGACAGGGTTAAAATAAATAAGACAAGAATTTCTTATGATAAATAACTCATTCTCAATTACAATTTACCGTCAAAGCAGAGGAAGCTGGTTTCAAAAGATGAGCAGCATCAGAGAATTCACTTAACCCAGAAAGCTGTCTTGTCAACCACTCGAAAAGATCTTTCCGCCCTTCTGCACCAAGTTTGGCATCTGATATAGCTGCTGTAATATAAGGAACCTACAACAACATACTGTTACACTACCTGACATGAGACTCAAATTCCAAAACACGAATAGAGATAAAAGAGTCACCATTTTATCAAGATGAACAGCAGAGAGCCACGAGTCTAAAGCAGTTAAAGTGCATTCTCTCATATGCTTCTTATTGTCTCCTAGACATTTCAAAACATCCGACAGAAAGCCCTGCAAGTAACCAATTAATGCAAAAGTTCAACTGTattaaaaacaacaaaacagATGCGTCATGGAAGTAGTTGTCAATTTGGTTATAAACAAACCTTGCTGAACTTTTCAACTGGTGCGCCCATTGCAGAAGCAACATGACCAACAACCGTTAAGGTTGCAGCGACCAAGTTCTTATTGCTATCATATAAGCGCCCCCTTAAGGCACCAAACAACTCCGCTGGCAGTCAAACAATAAACAAGTTCTCAAGAAACTGAAAGGCAACTATTCTGTACATAACAatacataaaatatatatatggtttgTACCAGTTCCAGTTGGCTGGATGCGCTTATTAGCCTCTTCTAAAATCTTATCGACGGCTTCTATTGACTCCAAGCGAACCTGGAAGACCCAAAAAAACACACACTCAATATAGCTTCTAACAAATGACAACTTTCTTAAAACAACCATTATACACAGCATAAAGAAACAACATAATTCAAAAAACAAGACCTTCCAATCAGGACTCTCCAAGCTCTTCAGCAGAGTAGGTGTGACCTTTCCACTAATATCTTCACGTGGAAGGCCATCTAACCCGCCTACAGAGACAGATGAAGTAGATTCCGTTGCCCTAACACTTCTCTTCAGAACCACAGAAGCACCctggaaaataataaaagacaTGAGTTGCCAATAAACAAGAAAGACTGATGTACGCAACTTTGACTATCATAAGAAATACCTCAAATGGATTCTTTTCATACTCCGTGTCCAGTGCACTGAGTAGTGCAGGTTTAACATCAGTAAGAAACCCTTTAATATCTGAAACATAAAGATAATCTTAGAAATGCCGAAATGAAGATGACGTATATGGAGAATTCTAATTAAAAAGACAAGTCACCTGGACCAACAAATTTATGTATAGCACCCAAAAGCTTAATAGTAGAGTTCCTAGTGGCAGCAACACTGGACTGAAGTCCAGTTTCTTTACAAAAATCAATCAAATCCTGTAAAACATAATATCCCCTTTATGTAAATAAATTACTATTGATGACTGGAACTGAtggaagaaaacaaaatcagCTAAATCGGAACGGAATCTAAAAACCTTAAGTTTCACATGTGAGACACCAAAGTCCTCAACTGCCGAAACCATCCACAGTACTCCCTCGCTGAGAACCTTAGGGTTCTTGTGCTCTTTCATAATTTTATAAAGCTACAATAAGCAGAAATACCAATCAATCATTGGAGAACAAGCAAAATATAGTGCATGCTCATGGGTATACGATTAAGCATCCTTGCTTCAGGAAAAACAGAAGGCATCCAGAAAAACGATGGCTATTAGAAGAATCAAATCTGAGCTTACTCTTTCAAAAACTAATCCTGGACCTATTGCTTCAGAAAAAGCAGTGAGGCACTTCATGGCATGAGTCCGAGTCTTGATATCTGCAACCCGTTCACTAATACCTGTTAAAGTGCACAACACCATTAGAAGGTAGATTTGATAACCGTATCGCTCATCCACAAAAAAACCAAGGAGAGACAGAAAGCAAACAAGCGCCAATCCTGATGTCTAATCTAAATTAAAGAAAGCTCACCCAGAAGACAAAGTACTACACATTTCTTAGGAAACTTCTTTGCAGTGGACGCCATATAGGTAATAACTTCAATAACCTGTTGCTGAACCTGCATTACTCAAAATACGTGTCTTAATAAATTTTACACCAaaacactaataaaaaataaaagcaagCAAGAGATTATTAAATTTGCCTAACAAACTATTCAACCATAAACTACCTGAACATTTTTTTCACTCCAACCAGGGACAGCACAAAGTAAACGAACTAACATCTCAATTGACAGGTCAATGTCCTGTAAACCTTCTACTTGCTGTCTAAATGAGGATATGGCtgcaacaaaatcaaatcatgATTATAATAAATTCAACCCGAATATTGCATGGAAAACATGGGAACATCAACCGTGTCAATTGACCACCAAAGACAAAAGGCAAACACATTAATCAACAACAGGACACAATCAAAAGTATTTTACCATTGAAGAAAATACTAAATATACACACAATACAATgaaaaaaagttcatggaattTCTGAATTTAAAGTATCATATCAATTTATGCTACTCAATAAGAAATGTGTCCTAGCATCAATGAAGAaaaatctaaacaaaaaataattgagTCATTGGTACTGGTCATGGTAGCTTTCCTACTAGCAATATAACTCATCAGCATAACATAACTTCAAAAGGCTAAAATGGGGAAAACACGTAGCTTTGGTACCTAGATCATGATGTCAATTCCTACTACCAGAAGAAAATGCAAGAAGGTCAAAAAATTACTTAATCTAATACTAGGAATACATACTATACATTTTGACATGCATGTATCCAGAATGCATTGATGAGCAGATCTTAAACAATCAATGCTGgcctaaaataaatattttagtgtaaatataacCATATCTACACATGAAATTTTTTAGAAACAAGAGGCATAagcttttaatgtcataatcaATAACATTAATGAATAAGCTCATCACCAACCTTCAAGCCGCTCTTTCCATGCGCTACTTTTTAATTGAGAGACAGTTTCTTCTTGTATAAGAGAGCCTAATCTGCTTTCAATCTCTTCAAGACTCATTTCTCCTGGCTGTAACATTTCACAGACCAAAGGTGCAGTAAAGAAAACATCTTTATTAATGTTCTAGGAAAAGAATCAAAGAGCATGTTAATCAAAAAGTAAGTACCTCAACATCTTCAGGGGTTTCAACTAACTTAGAAGCTTTTGGCTGCACAGTTGCATCTCCTTTCTTACTGCCACCCAATTTAACAGATCCCGCTTTTTGTTTTGCAGGCTAATGAAAATATCAATGTGTCAACCATGAAACATAATGATGATAATTTATCCCACATAATTTCAAAAAAGGTAAACACAGATTAACAAGTTAGAGTGAAAATGAACTCACAGCTGCTTGAACAGGCCTCTTCCCACTAAGCATGCTTGCAGCTGACCTTCGAACAAACGCACTGTCCGTAGTCTGCATACAGTTTAGTCAACACAAAAACCTTTAGGATCAAAGTTAGTCTGGTGTCCAGAATGGTTATGGTAATCTAACAATGCAAAAGATGTAACAGgatatatttatttaaataagaGCAAAAAGACAATAGACAATAGAAGGCATTCCGACAACCAAACTGTAGTGTGTAATGTGAACCCTAAATTGACAGACAAGAAGAAACCTACCTCCAAAGAGGGTGCAGTCACACCAGAGCTTTGGGCTGTAGTTGGCATATCATGAGGTGTAGAGCAGAGTGAGAAATTGGAAATTTAAAGAGAAGTAGTCATTAGAAGTgccaaaaaaggaaaatgaacCTGAGTTTGCAGTAGTGGATGCACCACCTTCAGAACCCATAATCATTTCAGAGAGCTTCTTTCTTCTGACATCATCAAGTTTCTCAAGTGACCTTTCCAAGGGCCTCATACCAACCATCTAAAGAAAATGGACATGGGAGATATGAAATTAATGTCAGTATTTGCTATCCAAGCATAAAACACAAAACATAAACCGGTTTAATGCATTGAACATACTACCTTAGCTATTGCTGTCAAAGCTGAAAAGGATGCATCCCTCACTTCTGGGGTTCCATCATTGAGGCACTACAAGGTCCAGATTGTTTTGTTTCAGCCATTGCATACAATtacaaaattgaaagaaaaaaaaaatagcaatgtATAGTTTAAACCCTGCTAAATGAAATTGTTCTAAAAGGTTTGCACCTATActcatttttatattttagtaaTGTATCCCAGAGGATTGGTTTTGTGGACTGTTCTGGATTGGCTTAAACTGACCAAACAAATCATAAGACATGAAATTCCAACCCCCCATGCAATAAATATAGAgttttttcttactttttttttttttgaacatatATGGAAGCATTGAGCACATAATATTCATATTTCAAAACATTACGAAAAtattaaaacagaaaacaagaaaaaaaaccagCAGACAACAAAGGCAAGTGCACACTGACCTCCATAAATATAGGAACGTAGTCCTTGTGTAACTTTAAAACAACAGCCTTGTTGCTTGTTTCAATACAAAATGTCACCCAGTTCAGAGTCAATGAACGCACAAGGGGTACTTTATTTTTTACTGCTGTCTTAATATCTGCAATGAAAAGCATTCATCAAACATTAACCTCAAAAACTGCATAAACAGTAAATTAAGACAACAATCAATACCAAGAAGTGATAGATGATGTCAGAGCATACAAATAAAATACACAACGTGAAAATGATGCATAAATTACAGACTAAAACATAAAACCCGCCTTCAGCAATGTCAATGAGATTTAAGCAGCCAGCAGTATGCATTGCTTGAAGAGTTTGAGAGAGTGCCTCAGTCATAGTtggctttttttctttcaatttttcctATACCAAACAATAAAGAAAGGTAAGTATTGAATCATAAATATCTTCTAATCATCACAGATGATGTAGAATAAAATAAACTTCATGAGCTAAATCCTCAGGCTGTGTTTGGAGGAGAGATTTGCAAGTACCAAGGGATTTGCAGTGCTTGTAGATATAATGCTTTAAGAGGGATTTGCAAAGGACTACTTGAAAGAAGTCATTTGTAAATCCCTTGTTTAAGTCTTTGTAATGTGTTTATCCAAAACCCCTTGGTACTTGTGaatcttcatccaaacatagctaAACCCTCATGCAGTGCAGTTTAAATCCCTCTATCTAAAGTTTAGTAGTTCATCTCAGACAAATTTACCCAAAACCCCTTCATACTTGCAAATCATTCATCCAAACATGGCCTCAGTGAAATAAATTAATCAAGACAAAATATTGTTGGACCAAAACCATCATAATACATGACCATGAGAAGTAAAGGGAAAAGGTAATGAAGCATGCCAACAAGCAGAATAAAAGCTTTCCACTTCGAAACATCAAAGCAGGCATGGCAATATCAAGAGTGCAAGATATAAAAAACCACTTGAAATGCAAAGCTTcaacttaaaaactgaaaaataatcaaataaaacgAATATAGACAATAGGCATGGCAGTAGAAGTAACTGAGCTCTGGGATACCTCATAAGAGCCATAGTCAGATTTTCTTTAAACACATTTCAACATTAAACTAACAATGAACCTTCAAAACGGTATAGGAATAAACTTACAAGTAAACCTGGCAATAGAAATCGTGAACTTCCAGAAAAATGAGTCCTTAGACCCTTAGCAAGATTACCAATAGCTTGAATAGCTTCAACTGCAACAGCTATGTTCACATCTGTTACAAGCTGCAGGAGAAATATAGTTcattgagagaaatgaattgGGCAGAGATAAATCACTTACGTACTAAATCATCTGTACTGTTcttgtaaaaataaaacatcCGTACCCATAGGCAATGTAAAAAGAACAATGTTGAAGCGAGCAGAAAAATACTTGTTTCAActaaaatacacaaaaatacCTTCTTTAATGTCCGACAGATTTCTGTAAAATCGCCAGGGGCAATTCTTTTAGTTGAAGCAAGCTTGGTTAGCTCTGCAACAGCCTCCTTTCGCTCTGACCACTTTGTAGCTTTCTAGAACACAGTGACAATATTGACAGCAATAAGCAGCTAGAAGAAAGCATGCATAACTTAGATCACCTTTTCTGATGAATGTAATATTAAATTCACATCCActatgaaaacaaataattcacgttcattattgaaaacaaaaataaaaaataaactgcATTTTAAAATAGAGAGATAACACTGACCACTCCGTCCCAAAATCCAGACTTCTCCAGAGGAGTCAATATATCAACCGGATCAACAAGCTCATATTCATCTATTTCCTGAGGAGCTGACAATCAAGATACGTTCAGATAAGACTgataaaatatataagcacaacaGATAAAATAGTGGCACTAGAATGTCTAAAGcaaaacatataaaattatTCTCTCACTGCAAGAAGATCTACATAATCTACCAAAATATCATTTGCGAAATGGTAAAGCATCTAGAAGTAGCAAGAGTCAATCACATACCATCTGCTGCAGATTCCTCCAAAGGACCAGGGCAAACTACTTCAGAAACAGCTTCCTTTTCTGGCTCCTTGTCTTGCTCCGATCTAATAAATAGAATTAAGATAATCCAACATAAGTTATAGCTACATAGATGTGTCCTGCCTACAGTTAAAAACACATTTAACAGCAGACTTTTCACCTGATTTTGCGAGATGGCCTGGCTGTCCCTGTAACATTTACAAGCTCAGCCTCCAACTCTTTTTTCTTCAAGGAAAAAGGGGGCAATAGAGTTATTCATTTTgctaagaaaaaaattaacaaaaaggtGCACGCAACATATAAAAATTTATCATACCATTGTATCCCTCATCTTCTCAAACAATATTGATTTAACAGGGTCCTTTCCT from Malus domestica chromosome 01, GDT2T_hap1 includes:
- the LOC103444546 gene encoding protein MOR1-like isoform X2 is translated as MSEEEKLLKEAKKLPWDDRLFHKNWKVRNEANIDLAALCDSVADPKDSRLREFGPLFRKTLADSNSPVQEKALDALIAFLRAADADAGRFAKEVCDAIVAKCLTGRPKTVEKAQAAFMLWVELEAVDAFLDAMEKAIKNKVSKAVVPAIDVMFQALSEFGAKVVPPKRILKMLPELFDHQDQNVRACSKGLTLELCRWIGKDPVKSILFEKMRDTMKKELEAELVNVTGTARPSRKIRSEQDKEPEKEAVSEVVCPGPLEESAADAPQEIDEYELVDPVDILTPLEKSGFWDGVKATKWSERKEAVAELTKLASTKRIAPGDFTEICRTLKKLVTDVNIAVAVEAIQAIGNLAKGLRTHFSGSSRFLLPGLLEKLKEKKPTMTEALSQTLQAMHTAGCLNLIDIAEDIKTAVKNKVPLVRSLTLNWVTFCIETSNKAVVLKLHKDYVPIFMECLNDGTPEVRDASFSALTAIAKMVGMRPLERSLEKLDDVRRKKLSEMIMGSEGGASTTANSAQSSGVTAPSLETTDSAFVRRSAASMLSGKRPVQAAPAKQKAGSVKLGGSKKGDATVQPKASKLVETPEDVEPGEMSLEEIESRLGSLIQEETVSQLKSSAWKERLEAISSFRQQVEGLQDIDLSIEMLVRLLCAVPGWSEKNVQVQQQVIEVITYMASTAKKFPKKCVVLCLLGISERVADIKTRTHAMKCLTAFSEAIGPGLVFERLYKIMKEHKNPKVLSEGVLWMVSAVEDFGVSHVKLKDLIDFCKETGLQSSVAATRNSTIKLLGAIHKFVGPDIKGFLTDVKPALLSALDTEYEKNPFEGASVVLKRSVRATESTSSVSVGGLDGLPREDISGKVTPTLLKSLESPDWKVRLESIEAVDKILEEANKRIQPTGTAELFGALRGRLYDSNKNLVAATLTVVGHVASAMGAPVEKFSKGFLSDVLKCLGDNKKHMRECTLTALDSWLSAVHLDKMVPYITAAISDAKLGAEGRKDLFEWLTRQLSGLSEFSDAAHLLKPASSALTDKSSDVRKAAETCVSEILRVSGQETVEKILRDIHGPTLALVERLKPNGSFQESFESAKAISMAPTSKSITKAGKPASNGVLKHGAKATSRTIPTKGLNSMMSVQDIAVQSQALINVKDSIKDDRERLVAKKFKFEEPRIEQIQDLENDMTKYFREDVHRRLLSTDFKKQVDGLEILQKALPTIKKEIIEVLDILLRWFVLQFCKSNTTCLLKVLEFLPELFDTFRDEAYMLTESEAAIFFPCLIEKLGHNIEKVREKMRELTKQIVQAYTAAKSFPYILEGLRSKNNRTRIECADLVGYLIDHHVAEISGQLKSLQIVASLTAERDGEIRKAALNTLATGYKILGEDIWRYVGKLTDAQKSMLDDRFKWKVREMEKRKEGKPGEARASLRRSVREIGLDVAEQSGEVARSVSGPMLSRRNYGHPEPHMERQLVPPNVLSSANGPTDWNEALDIISFGSPEQSVEGMKVVCHELAQATNDPEGSAMDELVRDSDRLVSCLANKATKTFDFSLTGASSRSCKYVLNTLMQTFQNKRLAYAVKESTLDSLITELLLWLLDERVPHMDDGSQLLKALNVLMLKILDNADRTSSFVVLINLLRPLDPSRWPSPASNESFASRNQKFSDLVVKCLIKLTKVLQSTIYDVDLDRILQSIHLYLQDLGMEEIRRRAGADDKPLRMVKTVLHELVKLRGAAIKGHLSMVPIDVKPQPIILAYIDLNLETLAAARMLTSTGSGGQTHWGDSAANNPSSATHSADAQLKQELAAIFKKIGDKQTCTIGLYELYRITQLYPRVDIFSQLQNASEAFRTYIRDGLAQMEKNAAAGRTPSSLPMPTPPPATLNASSPEFAPLSPVHTNSLLDSKSLNVKSEPTSFNLPPSYDEENRLNNAITSRGLTENSLVDQRNERYIGGVTNGTLDAIRERMKSMQLAAAAGNPDQETRPLIYVNDNVNQSLSGQIPRASEIPLQGGVLPMDERALSGLQARMERLKSGTIEPL